The window AGAAAATGAACTATTTTAATTTGATCTTATCATTTATTTTTGCTTATCTTCTGGGAAGCATTCCCACCAGCTACATAATGGGAAAGTTGGTAAAAGGAATCGATATTCGCCAGCATGGCAGCGGCAATGTGGGAGCTACAAATGCTCTACGCATTTTAGGAACGAAAATTGGAATTATCACACTGATCTTCGATATCGGCAAAGGTATTGTTGCTGTTCAAATTGGAAAAATGCTCAATCCTGATTTTACTAATTTGATGCTCATCGGGTTTGGCCTGTTTGCAATTCTGGGTCATATTTTCACGATCTTTTTAAGCTTCAAAGGTGGAAAAGGCGTGGCAACTTCTGCGGGAGTTTTCATTGCTCTTATTCCTGTTCCGGTAACTATAACTTTAACTGTTTTCATTGTCACGGTATGGATAAGCAGATATGTTTCTCTCGGTTCCATTTTAGCTGCTGTTAGTTTGTTTTGTGTTGAGCTTATCATTAATATCAATAATAATTTTGAAGATCTGGAGATTTTGATTTTCGTATTTTTGATCGCATTCTTTGTTGTTATTCGTCATACAGCCAATATCAAAAGATTGTTGGCAGGAAATGAAAATAAAATTAGTTTTAAGAAATAGATTTGGGAGAAATAATAGTTAATGTGCGGAATTATTGGAATTTATAACAGTAAAAATGCAGCAGAATTAGCAACTTTAGGATTATTTGCCGAACAGCATCGCGGTCAGGAAAGCTGCGGAATGGCAGTAAATGATGGAACTACGATCCGTCTTCGCAAGAAAATGGGCTTAGTAAAAGATGTTTTTACATCGGATAAATTACAACATCTTCCCGGTGAAATTGCGATTGGACATGTTCGTTATCCTACTCGTGGAGCTTCTTCTGTTTACAATTCCCAACCTCATGTGGTGGAAACTCTTTCCGGTCCTTCCTACGCACTTGCCAGCAATGGTGATATCATAAATTATAAAGAAATTCGAAAATTCCTGGAAGATAATGGTGTATATTTTGCCAGCAGCAATGATGGAGAGTTACTACTAAAATATATTGTTTATCATGTGGAAAAAGAAGACCGAACAATAATCGAAGCTATCAAACTTCTGATGAAATATGTTAAAGGTGCTTTTTCAACCGTTTTAGCTACGAAAACCGAAATGTTCTTATTCCGAGATCCTTATGGTTTAAGACCAATAACTTATGGAAAAACAAAAGAAGATGCTGTTGCTGTTGCATCCGAGAGTTGCGCACTGGACATTCTTTATATGGATTGGGTAAAAGAAGTTCAACCTGCTGAGATCATCAGGATAAATAAGGATGGAATTGAGACTTTTCCCAATGATCCAAACAAGTTTAGAGCTACAGACACAAACAAACATTGCATTTTTGAACACATTTATTTTTCCAGACCAGACAGCATTAACTATGGAGAAAATGTATTTGAAGTACGCGAAAAAATCGGAGCAAAATTAGCTGAAGCAGACGAAATAACACCAGATACGGTTGTTCCTGTGCCCGATTCCTCCAATTTCATTGCCCTGGGTTATGCCAAGCAGAAAAACGTTCCATTTGAAATGGGACTTATCAGAAATCATTACGTGGGAAGAACATTCATAAAACCGGAACAAACCATCCGTGATGAAAGTGTATATCAGAAATTTAATGTTTTACCTGACTTCTTCAAAGATAAGATCGTCGTTCTCATCGATGATTCCATCGTACGTGGAACTACCATTCGTAAGTTAGTAAAGCTGATCAAAAAAGCCGGAGCTAAAGAAGTTCATATTCGAATTGGTTCACCTGCAGTAAAATTCAGCTGCTATTATGGAATAGACACGCCAACCCGCGAAGAACTGATAGCAAATGAAATGGATGTAGCTGGCATTGAAGAATATACAGGAGCGGATAGCTTGAAATATTTAGAAATTGAAGATCTGGAAACAACCGTTAGTAAACCACAAGATTATTGTTACGCCTGTTTCAGTGGTAATTATCCGGTAAAATAATATGAAAACTAAAAAACCAAAGAGAGTTTAACCAATATGAAAACTAAAACTTGGAAAGAAGTTACAGAATTAGTGCAGGAATTGAAGAAGAAAGGTAAAGAAATAGTTTTTACAAATGGCTGTTTTGACATTATACATGCAGGTCATATTCAATATCTCATGGATGCAAAGGAGCTGGGAGATGTTCTCATTATTGGCTTAAATAGCGATGCTTCAGTAAAAAGATTAAAAGGTGAATCTCGTCCAATAAACAATGAAAATGATCGTTCCTTTGTTCTTTCTGCTCTTTCGATGGTAGATTATGTAGTCATCTTCGATCAGGATACGCCGTATGAACTGATAAATATTATCATGCCTGATTTCCTGGTGAAAGGTGGAGACTGGAAAATAAAGGATATTGTCGGATCTGAAATTGTTCAGGCAAGTGGTGGTGTCGTACGTTCACTTCCTTTTAATAAAGGGTATTCAACTACAGATATTATTGAAAAAATGAAAAATGAAACTATATAATGGATTAAGCGATCCCCACAATTCTACTTTATTGGGGGAGAAAAGAAAATTTGAAGAGTGAAATTTTTGTTCCGTATTTGCTCCCTGTTAAGGGAGCTGTTCGAAGTATGAGGACTGAGGGTTTATGGAAAAGATTAACCCCTTTGTCAAGACAAGCTCGACATTTCTCCTTAACAGGGGAAGAAATAAGAGTGAAGTTTTTGTTCCTTATTTGCTCCTTGTCAAGGGAGCTGTCCGAAGTATGAGGACTGAGGGGTTAGAAAGACGATTAACACCTTTGTCCAGACAAATTGGAATAGGGGAAGAAATAGGAATTGAGAGAATTCGCTTCCAATTTTGCTCCCTGTTAAGGGAGCTGTCCGAAGTATGAGGACTGAGGGTTAAAAATAATATCATGGAAGAAAACAAACTGGAAGATGCTGCAGTAGTTATCGAAGTTCATGATGATTTCATTTTAGTCCAAATGATGAAATCCGGTTCCTGCGATTCCTGTGGAATGAGCGGATTGTGTCATGGCAAAGATAGAACAGTTACCCATAAGATCTTCACCGATAAAAAATATGAAGTTGGCGATCTGCTAAAGGTGGAAGTAGCTCCTGGATTAAAAATCGCAACTTCGATGCTGGTTTTTTTGGTTCCTATATTAACTATGATCTTATTCTTTGCGATCGCCAGTTTTGGATTACATCTATCAGAACCAATTGCGATCTTGTCAGCGTTTATTGGTCTTATTTTAAGTGGAATTGTAATTTACAGGATCGATAGAAAGTTTGGTAAGAAGATCAAATTTGAGATCAAAGAAAAGGTGGAAAAATGAAAATATATTTGAATGAAATGATATTTTATGGTTACCATGGAGTTCATCCCGAAGAAAGAAAGCTCGGTCAGCGTTTTATAGTTGATTTCACCTACGAATCTGATCCCAAAAGAGATAAAGAAATTAAACATCTGGAAGACACGATCGACTACACAAAAGTATTCGATATAATAAAACACACTTTGGAAAAAAGGGAGTTTCATCTGCTGGAAGTGTGCGCAAATTCTATTTTAGATCATATTTTAGAGGAATTCCCGAAAATTATTTATGCTAATGTTCGAATAAGAAAACCTTCCGTTCCAATAAATGGATCATTGGATTCTGTGGAAGTGGAAATGGAAAGAAATCGATAATCATCCCATTAATTTCAAGGAGATTATTATGATTTGCTATTTGGGATTAGGCTCAAATCTGGGAGATAGAAAAGATTACATCAACAGAGCTATTTCACGGATTTCATCACATCCCGAAATCTCGATGCTGAAATGCAGTACGATAATCGAAACCCAAGCTTTTGGCAAAAAAGATCAACCGGATTTTTTGAATTGTGTAATGAAAATAAAAACCCAACTTAATCCTTCTGAGCTTTTGAAATTCTGTCTGAAGACTGAGAAAAGCCTGGGAAGAATACGCTATGAAACCTGGGGAACAAGAACTATCGACATCGATCTCTTATTATATGAAAATCGAATTGTAGAACAACCTAACCTGAAAATTCCACATCCCGGCATTCCAAAAAGAGAATTTGTTTTGCGATCTTTGGTAGAGTTGTGTCCCGATTATATTCATCCTGTTTCGAAGAAAAGAATAAAAGAAATGTATTCTGAAATATATTAAAAACTTGAATTTGGAGAATTTTATGAGTAAAAAAACTGCTACGATAATTTTAGCTGCCGGTCAGGGAACCCGCATGAAATCAGATAAACCGAAGGTTGTGCATGTACTGGCAGACAAACCGATGATCAATCGTGTGATCGAAACTTCATTAAAAATTGATAGTGATCTGATCGCGGTTGTTGTCGGTTTCAAAAAAGATGTTGTAATCGATGTAATTCCCAGAAATGATAAGATAATATTCGTAGAACAAAAAGAACAAAACGGAACCGGACATGCCGTGATGATGGCAGAACCCGCTTTCAAAGATTTTGATGGAA is drawn from Candidatus Cloacimonadota bacterium and contains these coding sequences:
- the plsY gene encoding glycerol-3-phosphate 1-O-acyltransferase PlsY — protein: MNYFNLILSFIFAYLLGSIPTSYIMGKLVKGIDIRQHGSGNVGATNALRILGTKIGIITLIFDIGKGIVAVQIGKMLNPDFTNLMLIGFGLFAILGHIFTIFLSFKGGKGVATSAGVFIALIPVPVTITLTVFIVTVWISRYVSLGSILAAVSLFCVELIININNNFEDLEILIFVFLIAFFVVIRHTANIKRLLAGNENKISFKK
- the purF gene encoding amidophosphoribosyltransferase; this encodes MCGIIGIYNSKNAAELATLGLFAEQHRGQESCGMAVNDGTTIRLRKKMGLVKDVFTSDKLQHLPGEIAIGHVRYPTRGASSVYNSQPHVVETLSGPSYALASNGDIINYKEIRKFLEDNGVYFASSNDGELLLKYIVYHVEKEDRTIIEAIKLLMKYVKGAFSTVLATKTEMFLFRDPYGLRPITYGKTKEDAVAVASESCALDILYMDWVKEVQPAEIIRINKDGIETFPNDPNKFRATDTNKHCIFEHIYFSRPDSINYGENVFEVREKIGAKLAEADEITPDTVVPVPDSSNFIALGYAKQKNVPFEMGLIRNHYVGRTFIKPEQTIRDESVYQKFNVLPDFFKDKIVVLIDDSIVRGTTIRKLVKLIKKAGAKEVHIRIGSPAVKFSCYYGIDTPTREELIANEMDVAGIEEYTGADSLKYLEIEDLETTVSKPQDYCYACFSGNYPVK
- the rfaE2 gene encoding D-glycero-beta-D-manno-heptose 1-phosphate adenylyltransferase, whose translation is MKTKTWKEVTELVQELKKKGKEIVFTNGCFDIIHAGHIQYLMDAKELGDVLIIGLNSDASVKRLKGESRPINNENDRSFVLSALSMVDYVVIFDQDTPYELINIIMPDFLVKGGDWKIKDIVGSEIVQASGGVVRSLPFNKGYSTTDIIEKMKNETI
- a CDS encoding SoxR reducing system RseC family protein, which encodes MEENKLEDAAVVIEVHDDFILVQMMKSGSCDSCGMSGLCHGKDRTVTHKIFTDKKYEVGDLLKVEVAPGLKIATSMLVFLVPILTMILFFAIASFGLHLSEPIAILSAFIGLILSGIVIYRIDRKFGKKIKFEIKEKVEK
- the folB gene encoding dihydroneopterin aldolase, translated to MKIYLNEMIFYGYHGVHPEERKLGQRFIVDFTYESDPKRDKEIKHLEDTIDYTKVFDIIKHTLEKREFHLLEVCANSILDHILEEFPKIIYANVRIRKPSVPINGSLDSVEVEMERNR
- the folK gene encoding 2-amino-4-hydroxy-6-hydroxymethyldihydropteridine diphosphokinase; protein product: MICYLGLGSNLGDRKDYINRAISRISSHPEISMLKCSTIIETQAFGKKDQPDFLNCVMKIKTQLNPSELLKFCLKTEKSLGRIRYETWGTRTIDIDLLLYENRIVEQPNLKIPHPGIPKREFVLRSLVELCPDYIHPVSKKRIKEMYSEIY